Proteins from one Odocoileus virginianus isolate 20LAN1187 ecotype Illinois chromosome 29, Ovbor_1.2, whole genome shotgun sequence genomic window:
- the CYTL1 gene encoding cytokine-like protein 1: protein MTPQLFPLLLLLLLAGLPATRPAPPTCYSRMLALSREITSDFQSLQATEPLEACVRYLPRLYLDIHNYCVLAKLRDFVASSQCWKVAQVDALKDKVRKLYTIMNSFCRRDLVYLSDDCNALEYPILVTTVLPDHQS from the exons ATGACACCCCAGCTGTTCcccctgttgctgctgctgctcctggccGGGCTCCCCGCCACACGGCCGGCTCCTCCGACCTGCTACTCTCGGATGCTGGCCCTGAGCCGGGAGATCACCTCTGACTTCCAGAGCCTGCAGGCCACGGAGCCCTTG GAGGCGTGTGTGAGATACCTGCCCAGGCTGTATCTGGATATACAT AATTACTGCGTGTTGGCCAAGCTGCGGGACTTTGTGGCATCATCCCAGTGCTGGAAGGTGGCCCAGGTGGACGCCTTGAAGGACAAAGTGCGGAAACTGTACACCATCATGAACTCGTTCTGCAGGAGA GATTTGGTGTACCTGTCGGATGACTGCAATGCGTTAGAATACCCAATCCTAGTGACCACGGTCCTCCCGGATCATCAGAGCTAA